Part of the Lichenicola cladoniae genome is shown below.
CATCGCCAGGCGCTGCTGGCGCCGACATTGCGTAGAGGCGAGTTGATCGTATTTTTCTCGCATTCCGGCGATACCCGCACCCTGGTCAGCGCGGCGGCCAGCGCGCGTCGTGGCGGTGCATCGACGGTCGCACTGACGGCGCCCGGCTCGCACCTCGCCCGCGCCTGCGACATCGTCGTTGCCTTGCCGCGTTACGAGCACAGCGAACTCTATACGCCGCTGACGGCGAGGCTGAACCATTTCCTGGTGGTCAACATGCTGGTGGTCGCCGTCGGGCTCAAGCAGAAGCGCGAGATGCCGGAAAGCCTGGCGGCACTCGAACCGTGGCTGACCGAAAAATTCATCGATTGAAGGAGAACGAAATCATGGAACCGACCAAACCGCAGGACCGCGCCAAGCTTGCAGCCGGCCGCAAGGCGATCGAAGTCTACCTGAAGGACGGGATGAGGATCGGCCTCGGGTCCGGCACCACTTCGCACTGGTTCGTCCGTGCGCTGGGCGAAAAGGTTCGCGAAGGGTTCGACGTCGCCGGCGTCCCGACCTCCACCGCAACGCGCGACCTGGCGATCCAGTGCGGGGTACCGCTGCTCGATCTCAACGATGTCGAGGAGCTCGACCTCACCATCGACGGCGCCGACGAGATCGACCATGCCGGGCGCATGATCAAGGGCGGCGGCGCCTGCCTGCTCTGGGAAAAGATGGTGGCGCGCGTGTCGCGTCGCATGGTCGCGGTCGTCGATGACGCCAAGGTCGTCGACACCCTCGGGAAGTTTCCATTGCCGATCGAGGTGATCCGGTTCGGCTGGCGCAGCACCGGGCGCGAACTGCAGACGCTGTTCGGCCGGTTCGGGCTCGGGGATGCGCCGATGATCCTGCGCGGCGGAGAGGCCAACCCGGTCATCACCGACAGCGGCCACTACATTCTCGATTGGGAGCTCGACCGGATCGAGCAGCCGGACGCACTTGCCCCGCTCTTCAACGAGATCCCGGGCGTCGTCGAACATGGGCTGTTCGTCGGGATCGCGCACGAGATGGTCATCGGGCACGCCGATGGCAGCGCCGACGTCGTACGCCTCGACTGATCGATACCCGACACCAGGAGGACATGCATGTATCTCGAGAAGCTCAGCCTCGCCGGCAGAACCGCAGCCGTGACGGGCGCCGCACGCGGCATCGGTTACGCGTGCGCGCACGCCCTCGGTGAAGCCGGTGCACGCGTCGTGGTGACCGACCGCGATGGCGATGCGGCGGAAGCCGCGATCGTCGAGCTGAGGCGGCACGACATCGATGCGCATGCGTTCCCCCTGGATGTCACCGACTCCAAAGCCGTCCGCGACCTCGCCCTGCTCCTGAACAGCCGTTTCGACGGCATCGACATCCTTGTCGCCAATGCGGGCATCGTTCGCGGCGGCAAGGCGGAAGAGGTGGAGGATGATGACTGGCGGGCGGTCATCGACGTCAACCTGAACGGCGTATTCTGGAGCTGCCGTGAATTCGGCCGCCCGATGCTCGAACGGGGACACGGCGCCATCGTCGCGATCGGCTCGATGTCGGGCATGATCGTGAACAAGCCGCAGGAACAATCGTCCTACAACGCCGCCAAGGCCGGCGTGCACCACCTGACGCGCAGCCTGGCGGCCGAATGGGCGCCCCGTGGCGTGCGCATCAACGCGGTCGCGCCGACCTATATCGATACGCCGCTGACCCGGTTCGGGATGGAAGATCCGGCACTGAAACAGGCGTGGCTGGACATGACCCCGATGCAGCGGGTCGGGCGTCCGGACGAGGTTGCCTCGGTGGTCGCCTTCCTGGCCTCGGATGCTGCCAGCCTGATGACAGGCAGCATCGTGCTCGCCGACGGCGGCTACACCTGCTGGTAG
Proteins encoded:
- the rpiA gene encoding ribose-5-phosphate isomerase RpiA, with the protein product MEPTKPQDRAKLAAGRKAIEVYLKDGMRIGLGSGTTSHWFVRALGEKVREGFDVAGVPTSTATRDLAIQCGVPLLDLNDVEELDLTIDGADEIDHAGRMIKGGGACLLWEKMVARVSRRMVAVVDDAKVVDTLGKFPLPIEVIRFGWRSTGRELQTLFGRFGLGDAPMILRGGEANPVITDSGHYILDWELDRIEQPDALAPLFNEIPGVVEHGLFVGIAHEMVIGHADGSADVVRLD
- a CDS encoding SDR family NAD(P)-dependent oxidoreductase, with amino-acid sequence MYLEKLSLAGRTAAVTGAARGIGYACAHALGEAGARVVVTDRDGDAAEAAIVELRRHDIDAHAFPLDVTDSKAVRDLALLLNSRFDGIDILVANAGIVRGGKAEEVEDDDWRAVIDVNLNGVFWSCREFGRPMLERGHGAIVAIGSMSGMIVNKPQEQSSYNAAKAGVHHLTRSLAAEWAPRGVRINAVAPTYIDTPLTRFGMEDPALKQAWLDMTPMQRVGRPDEVASVVAFLASDAASLMTGSIVLADGGYTCW